One Channa argus isolate prfri chromosome 15, Channa argus male v1.0, whole genome shotgun sequence DNA segment encodes these proteins:
- the aatka gene encoding serine/threonine-protein kinase LMTK1 isoform X3, which produces MACDIASGLMHLHKYNFIHSDLALRNCLLTSEMSVKIGDYGLSHSRYKDDYYITQDQIWVPLRWIAPELIDEVHGNLLVVDQTKSSNIWSLGVTMWELFELGNQPYRHYSDRQVLTYAVKEQQLKLPKLQLQFPLSERWYEVMQFCWLQPELRPSSEEVHLLVTYLCAKGSSEAEEDFELRWNTLRPNLLGSTTHTATSTTLVLTPTPDSADVPGADQTQTVDPASSASSSFPLLDHFSDSFHSDTVDDLLTVTETSHGLNFEYKWEQARAEQPYCSSSTSGPLGQGNPHYQDIYYSNKGSTTGGSKTDSLTSGVSPSYYEPEHPGVVPVLSAHSPSISSEYYIRIEEPVECNINLDDSVVDYSPGMEASSSRLSSESRTGSTIAQPSAYWSTADNNKSTAYETDSSPTVQLNMEPLLRQTSSTSPVKLGHYHNCFSSNLDGTIYCEQSYKTYDQTCLSELDTSPESQSNPVRPVERLENTRALSHAVSSPSLGFCDPYLEASTGQSVVNESCHNNVMGPLRKTLSIVNHISIDVEADDGLLVGQRRGEHTENDLFSEREATNWTSNHSANNNSLSLESRQVGIGHDSYLDLQHTVHSNTTEIWSLTKATTRTFHSSRSSANLEAEGRDADGNATSNSTELGSYMNLFNKEREEAAIQVERNVIAENQSFIDSFTRATRGVESGKLQGKCEKQLLLNGERLYSEPKMIPDTSYLKSPSAFKDPLTGQTGATPDKHRGHIWEGVSAGMRLNYPETSGRSRRLDSGVGDRESSNSLAELGDYSEDDDDDVTDITSAIFADFNLDYAEAEEEELSSPKNPEGTPESVDIINLSSSMASTCDQAFSPDPFNIPILPKSLDSGYDTENNESPEFLFKELGDVRAGERLGGETELVLQVGQCTSTSSSELQLKGLTDKDLYRDSAYFSDYDVENERSPQEEGSKFFSGPINRDVCAEKLRGIRHGAPIQGQLSNEDHLTNLRHIKHCVVVNFLEAVPSSPHPLPTPGLSMLSPFPPQMGGCLTKESAPADDDLGLETEHSGEEPSSELSTSHGSEPSSTVQEASANNEESNRRADDCSQSLNSDSTINEYRDEVSKDSENGDGSTEEEELPEFSPVKDETEETSEGVRINEEDFEDIDAEECDSQDSLCEDSNGPVDLSTSSSLMELCGEDVRAPLEEAEDEDDSDDSESDEELRTYNIQDEDSEESEEDFTSVPVVVSDSSRARHLRSLLKMPTLLTQSFCEELERKKKAVSFFDDVTVFLFDQESPTGDLADFAFSTGTEPSGQEPSEKETSAHQLQPDPELEAQSCQTFCVFEERDGNFSEEGGGCEREEPCPSSPETIPERQPLTTSTSNNPEAPKPAAVASNRFMVSRFSITHVSDHQQGSTTGNSEDGPKV; this is translated from the exons CAACATATG GTCACTGGGGGTGACTATGTGGGAGCTGTTTGAGCTGGGAAACCAGCCCTACAGACACTACTCTGACAGACAGGTGCTGACATATGCTGTGAAGGAACAGCAACTCAAGCTACCCAAACTCCAGCTCCAGTTTCCCCTCTCTGAACGCTG GTATGAGGTAATGCAGTTCTGCTGGTTGCAGCCAGAACTAAGACCCAGCAGTGAGGAAGTACACCTTCTGGTCACATATCTGTGCGCCAAAGGGTCCAGTGAGGCTGAGGAAGACTTTGAACTTCGCTGGAATACCTTGAGACCCAATCTGCTTGGAAGCACCACCCACACAGCTACATCCACAACCTTAGTCCTGACCCCTACACCTGACTCTGCTGACGTACCTGGTGCAGACCAAACTCAGACAGTGGATCCAGCCTCCTCTGCctcatcttcttttcctctcctgGATCACTTCTCTGACAGCTTCCACTCTGACACAGTGGATGACCTACTGACTGTCACAGAGACCAGCCATGGTCTCAACTTTGAGTACAAGTGGGAGCAAGCTCGAGCGGAACAACCCTACTGCTCCTCCTCAACCAGTGGGCCACTAGGTCAGGGGAACCCACATTACCAGGATATTTATTATTCAAACAAAGGAAGTACCACAGGGGGCTCTAAGACTGACAGCCTCACCTCAGGTGTATCCCCGTCATATTATGAACCTGAACACCCAGGGGTGGTCCCAGTATTGAGTGCCCACAGCCCCTCAATCAGCAGTGAGTACTACATTCGTATAGAGGAGCCAGTAGAGTGTAACATTAACCTGGATGATAGCGTTGTGGACTATAGCCCAGGGATGgaggccagcagcagcaggctaTCCTCTGAGAGTCGGACTGGTTCAACCATCGCACAGCCCAGTGCTTACTGGTCAACTGCTGATAACAACAAGTCTACTGCCTATGAAACTGATTCAAGCCCCACTGTCCAACTAAATATGGAGCCACTGCTGAGACAGACATCAAGCACCAGTCCAGTAAAATTAGGTCACTACCACAATTGCTTCTCATCTAATCTCGATGGCACAATCTACTGTGAACAGTCATATAAAACATACGACCAAACCTGTCTGTCTGAACTGGATACATCACCAGAGTCCCAATCAAACCCTGTCCGTCCAGTGGAACGGTTGGAAAACACGCGCGCATTGTCACATGCAGTCAGCAGCCCCAGCTTAGGGTTCTGTGATCCCTATCTTGAAGCAAGCACAGGTCAAAGCGTGGTTAATGAAAGCTGCCATAATAATGTGATGGGTCCTCTCAGAAAGACACTATCCATTGTCAACCACATTAGCATTGACGTTGAAGCAGATGACGGCCTGTTGGTGGGCCAGCGGAGAGGTGAGCACACTGAAAATGACCTTTTCTCTGAGAGAGAGGCCACAAACTGGACCTCAAACCATTCAGCAAATAATAACAGCCTTAGCTTGGAGAGTAGGCAGGTAGGCATTGGACACGACAGCTATCTGGACCTTCAGCACACTGTTCACTCTAACACAACAGAAATCTGGTCTTTAACCAAGGCCACCACCAGAACTTTCCACAGCTCCAGGTCATCTGCCAATTTGGAAGCAGAAGGACGAGATGCTGATGGTAATGCTACTAGCAACTCCACTGAATTAGGTTCATACatgaatttatttaacaaagagagagaagaagctgccaTTCAGGTGGAAAGGAATGTGATTGCAGAAAATCAAAGTTTCATTGATTCTTTTACTCGTGCAACCCGAGGTGTAGAAAGTGGAAAATTGCAGGGTAAATGTGAGAAGCAGTTGTTGCTTAATGGGGAGAGACTGTATTCTGAGCCTAAGATGATACCTGATACAAGCTATTTAAAGTCCCCTTCTGCTTTTAAGGACCCCTTGACTGGCCAAACAGGAGCCACTCCAGACAAGCACAGAGGCCACATCTGGGAGGGGGTTTCAGCAGGAATGAGGCTAAACTACCCTGAGACATCAGGAAGAAGCAGACGATTGGATAGTGGAGTGGGAGATAGAGAATCCAGCAATAGCCTGGCTGAGCTTGGTGACTACAGCGAGGATGATGACGATGACGTCACCGACATTACATCAGCTATCTTTGCCGATTTCAACCTAGATTATGCTgaggcagaggaagaagagcTGAGTTCACCGAAGAATCCAGAGGGGACTCCTGAATCAGTAGACATCATTAACTTGTCCTCATCGATGGCAAGCACCTGTGATCAGGCCTTTAGCCCTGATCCATTTAATATCCCCATCCTGCCGAAATCCTTGGACAGTGGCTATGACACAGAGAACAATGAATCTCCAGAGTTTCTATTTAAAGAGCTTGGAGATGTCCGAGCTGGTGAGAGGCTGGGTGGAGAAACTGAACTTGTTCTGCAGGTGGGACAATGCACTTCCACTAGCTCCTCAGAGCTACAGTTAAAGGGCCTGACTGATAAGGACCTGTACAGGGACTCTGCCTACTTCTCTGACTATGATGTCGAAAATGAGAGGAGCCCTCAAGAGGAAGGCAGTAAGTTTTTTTCAGGTCCAATTAACCGTGATGTCTGTGCTGAAAAATTGAGAGGCATCAGACATGGTGCTCCTATCCAAGGGCAACTCAGTAATGAAGACCATTTAACAAATCTAAGACACATCAAACATTGTGTTGTCGTGAATTTTTTAGAGGCTGTCCCTAGTTCACCCCATCCCCTTCCTACCCCTGGGTTGTCCATGCTGTCTCCATTTCCTCCACAGATGGGCGGCTGCCTGACGAAAGAGTCAGCACCTGCAGATGATGATCTCGGACTGGAGACAGAGCACTCAGGAGAGGAGCCTTCCTCAGAGCTTAGCACCTCACATGGGTCTGAACCCTCTTCCACTGTCCAAGAGGCCTCAGCTAACAATGAGGAGAGTAACCGAAGAGCAGATGATTGCTCCCAGTCGTTGAATTCTGACTCCACCATTAACGAATACAGAGATGAGGTCTCTAAAGACAGTGAAAATGGTGATGGAtccacagaggaggaggaactgCCCGAATTTAGTCCTGTCAAGGATGAGACAGAGGAGACAAGCGAAGGAGTGAGAATAAATGAGGAGGATTTTGAGGACATAGATGCAGAGGAATGTGACTCACAGGACAGTTTATGTGAAGACTCAAACGGCCCTGTTGACCTGTCCACTTCTTCATCATTGATGGAGCTGTGCGGAGAAGATGTGAGAGCTCCGCTAGAAGAGGCGGAGGATGAAGACGACTCTGACGATAGCGAGTCCGATGAAGAATTGAGGACCTACAACATTCAAGATGAAGACAGTGAGGAGAGCGAGGAGGATTTTACCTCAGTGCCAGTGGTGGTAAGCGACAGCAGCAGGGCCAGACACCTCCGCAGTCTCCTGAAGATGCCCACACTTCTCACCCAGTCCTTCTGCGAGGAGttagagaggaagaaaaaagctGTGTCCTTTTTTGATGATGTTACAGTGTTTCTTTTTGACCAG GAGAGTCCCACAGGAGATCTGGCTGACTTTGCCTTCTCCACAGGAACGGAGCCCAGTGGGCAGGAACCTTCAGAAAAAGAAACCTCTGCGCACCAGCTGCAACCTGACCCTGAACTTGAAGCTCAATCCTGTCAAACATTCTGTGTTTTTGAGGAAAGAGATGGGAACTTTTCAGAAGAGG GTGGGGGTTGTGAACGGGAAGAACCCTGCCCGTCCTCACCGGAGACCATCCCTGAGCGACAGCCTTTGACCACATCTACGTCCAACAATCCTGAAGCTCCTAAACCTGCAGCTGTAGCATCTAACCGATTTATGGTGTCACGATTCTCAATCACACACGTGTCTGACCACCAGCAGGGCTCAACAACAG GGAACAGTGAAGATGGTCCAAAAGTTTGA